A window of the Leucothrix mucor DSM 2157 genome harbors these coding sequences:
- a CDS encoding sugar ABC transporter permease: MEQKTSRIGRFLHALELDVRLLGMVLALLAIWVVFDILSGGSFITPRNLFNISIQSSSVMVMAAGMVFVIVTRNIDLSVGSILGFIGMIIGVMQVNLLPDLLGHGHPLLWVVALLGGIIIGGLIGGLQGSVIAYMGVPAFIVTLGGLLVWRGAAWWVTSGQTVAPMDSTFRLIGGGNGGTIGYWPSLIVGLACCVLIVFGLINGRHQRKRFNFPLRPMWAEFVLAGLGITIVMGIVGIANSYYMPARVAKRYAEANGIAIPEGGLEIAYGLPIPVLIAIGVAIVMTFVAKRTRFGRYVFAQGGNPEAAELSGINTKMMTVAIFSVMGMLCGLASAISTARLNASTNATGTLDELLVIAAAVIGGTSLNGGVGTIVGAVLGALVMQSLQSGMVLLGFDAPLQNMVVGVVLVLAVYIDIIYRKRAA; the protein is encoded by the coding sequence ATGGAACAAAAAACAAGTCGTATCGGGCGGTTCTTACATGCCCTGGAGTTAGACGTACGGCTACTGGGAATGGTGCTGGCGCTGCTGGCCATTTGGGTAGTCTTCGATATCCTGTCGGGTGGTTCGTTTATCACGCCGCGAAATTTATTTAATATCTCAATCCAAAGCTCCTCGGTCATGGTGATGGCCGCTGGCATGGTATTTGTGATTGTGACCCGTAATATTGATCTGTCAGTGGGCTCTATTCTAGGCTTTATTGGCATGATCATCGGCGTTATGCAGGTTAACCTGCTACCCGACCTGCTAGGCCACGGCCATCCTTTGTTATGGGTAGTCGCATTACTGGGTGGAATCATCATTGGCGGGCTCATTGGTGGTTTGCAAGGCTCTGTTATTGCCTATATGGGCGTGCCAGCTTTTATCGTAACGCTAGGTGGTTTGTTAGTTTGGCGTGGTGCCGCTTGGTGGGTGACCTCCGGGCAAACCGTGGCACCGATGGACTCAACCTTCCGCTTAATTGGCGGCGGCAACGGTGGAACCATTGGTTACTGGCCCAGTTTAATTGTTGGATTAGCCTGCTGTGTTCTGATCGTATTTGGATTAATCAATGGAAGGCATCAGCGCAAACGCTTTAATTTCCCATTGCGCCCAATGTGGGCAGAGTTTGTGCTGGCAGGTTTGGGCATCACTATCGTCATGGGTATTGTTGGCATTGCCAATAGCTATTACATGCCTGCTCGTGTGGCTAAGCGTTATGCTGAAGCGAATGGCATTGCGATCCCAGAAGGTGGTCTTGAAATCGCCTATGGCTTACCAATCCCTGTGCTAATTGCGATTGGTGTGGCGATTGTGATGACCTTTGTGGCTAAGCGCACTCGCTTTGGTCGCTATGTGTTTGCGCAGGGTGGAAACCCTGAAGCGGCTGAGTTATCCGGTATCAATACCAAAATGATGACCGTGGCGATTTTTAGTGTGATGGGCATGTTATGTGGCTTGGCTTCTGCCATCTCAACGGCGCGTTTGAATGCGTCAACCAATGCCACCGGAACGCTGGATGAGCTATTGGTTATCGCTGCAGCGGTGATTGGTGGTACGTCGCTGAATGGCGGTGTTGGAACCATTGTTGGCGCGGTACTCGGTGCGCTGGTGATGCAGTCGCTGCAGTCTGGAATGGTGTTGCTCGGCTTTGATGCACCGCTGCAAAACATGGTGGTCGGCGTGGTACTCGTGCTCGCGGTCTATATTGATATTATCTATCGTAAACGTGCCGCTTAG
- the xylF gene encoding D-xylose ABC transporter substrate-binding protein: protein MNKLTTLVAAGLVSAALTTPLLAETVIGVSWSNFQEERWKTDEGAMKKVIEAAGAKYISADAQSSPGTQLSNVESLIASGATALIILAQDSSAIGPAVQKATDEGIPVVGYDRLIENKDAFYLTFDNKEVGRMQARAVFEAKPEGRYVFIKGSPTDPNADFLFSGQMEVLKDAIDSGKVVNVGEAYSDGWLPANAQKNMEQILTANDNKVDAVVASNDGTAGGVVAALAAQGMDGDVPVSGQDGDHAALNRVALGTQTVSVWKDARALGAAAAEIALKLAEGAEFDDIDGAVKFSGGPKGVEMTSVFLKPVPITRANLAEVVDAGWITKEKLCQGVKAGTVAVCD, encoded by the coding sequence ATGAACAAGCTGACTACTCTAGTCGCCGCAGGTCTGGTATCTGCCGCATTAACCACACCGCTTTTAGCCGAAACAGTGATCGGCGTATCCTGGTCTAATTTTCAGGAAGAGCGCTGGAAAACTGATGAAGGCGCGATGAAAAAAGTCATCGAAGCCGCCGGTGCAAAATACATTTCTGCCGATGCGCAGTCCTCACCGGGCACGCAGCTATCCAACGTTGAAAGTTTGATCGCCAGTGGCGCAACAGCGCTGATTATTCTGGCGCAAGACTCCAGTGCGATTGGGCCTGCTGTCCAAAAAGCCACGGATGAAGGCATCCCGGTGGTTGGTTATGACCGCTTGATTGAAAACAAAGACGCGTTCTACCTGACTTTTGATAACAAAGAAGTAGGCCGCATGCAGGCTCGCGCTGTGTTTGAGGCGAAGCCAGAAGGGCGCTATGTGTTTATCAAAGGCTCACCAACGGACCCGAATGCGGACTTCTTATTTTCCGGCCAAATGGAAGTACTGAAAGACGCGATTGACTCCGGCAAAGTGGTTAATGTGGGTGAGGCGTACTCCGATGGTTGGTTGCCTGCCAATGCTCAGAAAAACATGGAGCAAATCCTAACCGCTAACGATAACAAAGTGGATGCGGTTGTAGCCTCTAACGATGGTACGGCCGGTGGCGTTGTCGCGGCATTGGCTGCTCAGGGTATGGATGGCGATGTGCCAGTCTCTGGTCAGGATGGCGATCATGCTGCACTGAACCGTGTGGCGTTAGGCACTCAAACAGTCTCTGTCTGGAAAGATGCGCGTGCGTTGGGTGCGGCAGCGGCTGAGATTGCGCTGAAGCTTGCCGAAGGCGCTGAGTTTGATGATATCGATGGCGCGGTGAAATTCTCAGGCGGCCCTAAAGGCGTTGAGATGACATCAGTATTCTTAAAGCCAGTCCCAATCACCAGAGCGAACCTTGCTGAAGTGGTCGATGCTGGTTGGATTACTAAAGAAAAGCTTTGCCAAGGCGTAAAAGCCGGTACGGTTGCTGTATGTGACTAA
- the xylA gene encoding xylose isomerase: MSDFFGDIKPVIYEGPESSNPLAYRYYDPKRVVMGKTMEEHLRFAVCYWHTFCWDGVDPFGQSTMPRPWDKPADAMAGARLKAEVAFDMFSLLGVPYFSFHDRDIAPEGATLAESNRNVQEITDLFAEKMQETGVGLLWGTANLFSNKRFMAGASTNPDPDVFAYSAAQVKNAMDVTHKLNGQNYVLWGGREGYETLLNTDTKRELDHMGRFLNLVVEYKHKIGFEGAILIEPKPQEPTKHQYDFDVSTVYGFLKKYGLENEVKVNIEVGHAVLAGHSFEHEIAMANTLGIFGSIDGNRNDYQSGWDTDQFPNNVPEMAVAMYYILQGGGFTTGGMNFDSKLRRQSTDPADLLYGHVGGMDTCARALLAAAKMHEEGSLQSQVNQRYAGWDSEVAQAMLSEDASLESIAARVEREGIDPQPQSGRQEYYENLVNRFV, encoded by the coding sequence ATGAGTGATTTTTTTGGGGACATTAAGCCGGTTATCTACGAAGGCCCGGAGTCCAGCAATCCATTAGCGTATCGCTACTACGACCCTAAGCGCGTAGTGATGGGCAAAACCATGGAAGAGCATCTGCGCTTTGCTGTGTGTTACTGGCATACCTTCTGCTGGGATGGCGTTGACCCATTTGGACAAAGTACTATGCCGCGTCCTTGGGATAAGCCAGCGGATGCTATGGCCGGAGCACGTTTAAAAGCCGAAGTTGCGTTTGATATGTTTAGCTTGCTGGGTGTGCCGTACTTCTCATTCCATGACCGCGATATTGCACCAGAAGGCGCTACCTTGGCTGAGTCCAATCGCAATGTTCAAGAGATTACCGACCTGTTTGCTGAGAAAATGCAGGAAACGGGCGTTGGCTTGCTTTGGGGTACGGCTAATTTATTCAGCAATAAACGCTTTATGGCGGGTGCATCCACCAATCCAGATCCTGACGTGTTTGCTTACAGCGCAGCGCAAGTTAAGAACGCAATGGATGTCACGCACAAACTCAATGGTCAGAACTATGTGTTGTGGGGCGGTCGTGAAGGCTATGAAACCTTGCTCAATACAGACACCAAGCGCGAGCTGGATCACATGGGCCGCTTCCTGAATCTGGTAGTTGAATACAAGCATAAGATTGGCTTTGAAGGCGCGATTTTGATTGAGCCCAAGCCACAGGAGCCAACCAAGCACCAATACGATTTTGATGTGTCAACAGTGTATGGCTTCCTGAAAAAATACGGTTTGGAAAATGAGGTCAAGGTCAATATCGAAGTAGGTCACGCAGTATTGGCAGGCCACTCGTTTGAACATGAAATTGCCATGGCCAACACGCTGGGTATTTTCGGTTCGATTGATGGCAACCGTAACGATTACCAGTCTGGCTGGGATACCGATCAATTCCCGAATAATGTGCCAGAAATGGCCGTAGCCATGTACTACATTTTGCAAGGTGGTGGATTTACTACGGGCGGCATGAATTTCGATTCGAAATTACGTCGTCAGTCAACTGATCCTGCTGACTTGTTATATGGACATGTTGGCGGCATGGACACCTGCGCAAGAGCGCTACTGGCCGCTGCCAAAATGCATGAAGAAGGTTCGTTGCAGTCGCAGGTTAATCAGCGATATGCCGGATGGGATAGCGAGGTGGCTCAAGCTATGTTGTCTGAAGACGCATCATTGGAATCAATCGCGGCACGTGTTGAGCGTGAAGGCATTGACCCACAACCACAATCTGGTCGTCAGGAATACTACGAAAACCTGGTCAACCGATTCGTTTAA
- the xylB gene encoding xylulokinase: MYLGIDLGTSSVKSVLMDADQHIIGSASVSLEVARPHENWSEQSAESWWKATCDTLDNLSANYKDAFAQVKGIGLSGQMHGATLLDASGDVLRPAILWNDGRSAAQCEELEANCPESRELAGNIAMPGFTAPKLLWVKEHEPEIFSKVAKVLLPKDYLRYKLTGEYVSEMSDASGTLWLNVAKRDWSDALLSATGLSRAQMPSLVEGSEASADLRQDLQQHWGIRQRVVVAGGAGDNAAAACGMGTVTAGQAFLSLGTSGVLFVCNDRFSPNTQSAVHAFCHAVPDTWHQMGVILSATDSLQWLSGITGKTAAELTEGLGGVPQAPSSATFLPYLGGERTPHNDANARGAFVGLTHSHDVNALTQSVLEGVAYAFKDSQLALQAAGTDFEAAYAVGGGARSETWLSIIASVLGKPLLIPAGGELGAAFGAARLGLCAAENADPQQICYVPEVERVIEPIAALTTQYQHGYERYKALYPALKGVTS; the protein is encoded by the coding sequence ATGTATCTTGGTATTGATCTGGGCACCTCATCCGTTAAATCCGTTTTGATGGATGCGGATCAGCACATTATTGGCAGTGCCAGTGTGTCGCTGGAAGTGGCTCGCCCCCATGAAAACTGGTCGGAGCAAAGTGCGGAGAGTTGGTGGAAAGCGACCTGCGACACGCTGGATAATTTATCTGCGAACTACAAAGATGCCTTTGCGCAAGTGAAGGGGATTGGTCTATCCGGACAAATGCATGGCGCGACCTTACTAGATGCCAGTGGTGACGTGTTACGGCCTGCGATCTTGTGGAATGACGGACGCTCAGCTGCGCAATGTGAAGAGTTAGAGGCCAATTGCCCAGAGAGTCGCGAGCTGGCGGGTAATATTGCAATGCCCGGTTTTACCGCGCCAAAGCTGCTCTGGGTCAAAGAGCATGAGCCTGAAATATTTTCTAAAGTAGCCAAAGTACTGCTGCCAAAAGATTATTTACGTTACAAACTCACGGGGGAGTATGTCTCTGAGATGTCTGATGCATCCGGGACTTTATGGCTGAATGTCGCAAAGAGGGACTGGTCGGACGCATTGCTGAGTGCGACGGGTCTGAGTCGGGCGCAAATGCCTTCATTAGTTGAAGGCAGTGAAGCCTCGGCAGACTTGCGACAGGATCTACAACAACATTGGGGAATTCGGCAACGCGTTGTTGTAGCCGGAGGTGCTGGCGATAATGCCGCAGCGGCTTGTGGCATGGGCACTGTCACAGCGGGTCAGGCGTTTCTATCGCTCGGCACCTCTGGAGTACTTTTTGTCTGTAATGATCGCTTTTCACCGAATACTCAAAGTGCGGTTCATGCATTTTGCCATGCGGTGCCAGATACCTGGCACCAAATGGGGGTGATTTTAAGCGCGACCGATAGCTTGCAGTGGCTGTCTGGCATTACTGGCAAAACAGCGGCTGAGCTTACCGAAGGCTTAGGTGGCGTTCCACAAGCGCCCTCATCGGCGACTTTCTTACCTTATCTGGGCGGAGAACGCACGCCACATAACGATGCTAATGCTCGCGGAGCCTTTGTTGGCTTGACCCATTCGCACGATGTAAACGCTTTAACGCAGTCTGTGCTGGAAGGTGTGGCGTATGCCTTTAAAGATAGCCAACTGGCATTACAAGCAGCCGGCACTGACTTTGAAGCGGCTTATGCGGTCGGCGGCGGTGCACGCTCTGAGACTTGGTTATCAATCATCGCATCCGTATTAGGTAAGCCTCTATTAATTCCAGCCGGTGGTGAGCTGGGAGCCGCCTTTGGTGCCGCCAGACTTGGCCTATGCGCGGCAGAAAACGCAGACCCACAACAAATTTGTTACGTGCCCGAAGTCGAGCGCGTGATCGAGCCGATTGCGGCACTGACAACACAATATCAGCACGGTTACGAGCGCTATAAAGCCCTCTATCCGGCACTAAAGGGAGTGACATCATGA